In the Terriglobia bacterium genome, one interval contains:
- a CDS encoding AAA family ATPase — MTGPSQPKPFSDMGPFDPVIITDENIEAYMEEQFPNNEEAKAQMREWFAGIKKFVKGCERCGLQTYADLEPNAGEASFIVEDLIPTKSVGILVAEWGTGKSPLAMQLQLSVMSGVKFLVSSII, encoded by the coding sequence ATGACGGGACCTTCCCAGCCGAAGCCGTTCAGTGATATGGGTCCCTTTGATCCCGTCATCATCACCGATGAAAACATTGAGGCGTACATGGAGGAACAGTTTCCAAACAACGAGGAAGCGAAAGCGCAAATGCGTGAGTGGTTCGCCGGAATCAAGAAGTTCGTTAAGGGGTGTGAACGCTGTGGACTCCAGACCTACGCTGATCTTGAGCCCAACGCAGGGGAAGCATCCTTCATCGTGGAAGACCTTATCCCCACGAAATCTGTCGGAATCCTTGTCGCCGAGTGGGGGACGGGAAAGAGTCCCCTCGCCATGCAGCTTCAACTCAGCGTTATGAGTGGCGTGAAGTTTCTAGTGTCATCGATCATCTGA